The Desulfobacterales bacterium nucleotide sequence AATCATTCCGCTGCTTTTGTAAACTCTTTTTAAAATAGGTTGTTTTCCGGTTTAACCTTGACTTTTATCCGAAATTTTATTCTAAGTTTCGATTCCGTGGCGGTGGACAATTACGCGCATCCTCGGCAGATTCGACGCTGACCCGGTTTTTCATAAGATATCACCAGATATCATCGACTCTTTTAACAAGGACCTTGTTACCCACAATGGCATTAACGCGTGAGACGATACAGCTTGAGCTTTTGAGGATTTTCGAGGAAAATTTCGAAATCGAAAATCCGGGGCCGGACGACGATTTGCGGGAAAAATACGAATTTGACAGCATCGATGCCATTGAACTCCTGGTGGAAATCGAGAATCTGCTGGGCTTTAAGCTCACCCAGGAGGAAAAAAAACAGGCCATGGGAATTCGGACCATCAACCATATCTACGACTATATGGAAGAGATGGCAAAAAGCAGGAATTGATTCCGGACCGGCCCTGAAAATCTCGATGGACCAAAGCATGCGTCCCAAACACCTCAAACCGGTTGCCGATATTGTCATCCCGCTGATCTGCTGGACATATTACATCCCGGGATTTTTGCTGTTTTTTGCCCCCGCCTATCTGGCAGCCTTCGTATTTTCCGGAAACCGGGAAAGGGCCTGGCAGAAGCTGAATCACTTGTTTTTCAAAATTTTTTTCCGGCTGTTGCAAAAGATCACCCCGGGCCTGTCGATTCAGGTCGCAGACGATGTTTTATCGATCCGTTCCGCAATCATCGTGAGCAACCACGTCTCCTATCTCGATCCCATCCTCCTGATTTCCCTGTTTGCACGGCAAAAGACCATTGTAAAACGCACGTTTTTCAAGCTTCCCGTTTTCGGCTGGATCCTCAAAACCTCCGGGTATATCCCGTCGGCCCTGAACGGAAACCCGGACATGATCAGGCGCATCGAGGACATGGGCGCGTACCTGGCGTCCGGCGGCAATCTTTTTATTTTTCCCGAAGGCACCCGCAGCCGCGACGGCCGGATCGGCCGGTTCAACAAAAGCGCCTTTAAAATCGCGGCAAACTGCAACGCGCCCATTTATGTTATATTCATACAAAATACCGATGTCCTTTTCCCTCCCGGCGGATTCCGGTTCAGCACCTGCGTGCCCAATGCCGTCCGCGTCGAACTGATCGGACGCCTCGCGCCGGACAACCAAAATTTTTCGGTTTCAGAGATTGCAGACCGGGCGCGAACCCTGATGCTGCAAAGACACGGCCGGTTGATAAAAGGTATAAAAGGTGAAGAATGAGCATGGATTCATCCCGACCAGTGGACGTTGTGGTTATCGGCTCCGGTATCGGCGGACTTTCCACCGCTATCCTCCTTGCCAAGTCCGGCTTCACGGTGACGGTGCTGGAAAAAAACCGACATCCCGGGGGAATGATGCGCGGCTATACCCGGAAGGGGCTGGAATGTCCCGTGGGCGTCCACTACCTGGGCGCACTGGGCAGCGGCCAGATATTGCGGCGCTTTTTCGATTTCCTGGGCGTTTCATCGGAAATCGCCGTGGAACGGATGGGACGCGCCGGCGTCATCGACCGGTATATCTTCAAT carries:
- a CDS encoding phosphopantetheine-binding protein: MALTRETIQLELLRIFEENFEIENPGPDDDLREKYEFDSIDAIELLVEIENLLGFKLTQEEKKQAMGIRTINHIYDYMEEMAKSRN
- a CDS encoding lysophospholipid acyltransferase family protein, encoding MRPKHLKPVADIVIPLICWTYYIPGFLLFFAPAYLAAFVFSGNRERAWQKLNHLFFKIFFRLLQKITPGLSIQVADDVLSIRSAIIVSNHVSYLDPILLISLFARQKTIVKRTFFKLPVFGWILKTSGYIPSALNGNPDMIRRIEDMGAYLASGGNLFIFPEGTRSRDGRIGRFNKSAFKIAANCNAPIYVIFIQNTDVLFPPGGFRFSTCVPNAVRVELIGRLAPDNQNFSVSEIADRARTLMLQRHGRLIKGIKGEE